Proteins from one Coturnix japonica isolate 7356 chromosome 5, Coturnix japonica 2.1, whole genome shotgun sequence genomic window:
- the PRRG4 gene encoding transmembrane gamma-carboxyglutamic acid protein 4: protein MQPSWRYLDNEQPVLLFCCSLRARPCNKQAFSHPTKRSIELPQPFPGLGPPRRGAADGAVGGGSAGDVLESTAPFPGRIQHRARRRLAPGSWLWARSCGGQVHAMLGLLLLLCQIQVAVSAFIHRAQRLRGPEQHDASHVFTSAKEANLFIGRHLLNNRFDFEAFTPDNLERECMEELCSYEEAREVFEDVDRTTQFWNDYSLNGPRIKTGDEQLQKINITGLLIGPIAAGGMLAIIGLLIFYCCKDRCKSRHPPGHLDHGRSRRRSSTSIFRRHEELSLNPLPPRTDDSGLPTYEQAVTSGRQHDVPPPPYPGPPKWVRAFRKSMSLPAP, encoded by the exons ATGCAACCATCCTGGCGTTACCTGGATAACGAGCAACCTGTGCTGCTCTTTTGCTGCTCTCTCAGAGCTCGGCCGTGCAACAAGCAGGCATTCAGCCACCCCACAAAGCGCTCCATTGAGCTCCCTCAGCCCTTCCCCGGCTTGGGACCGCCCCGACGGGGCGCAgccgatggagctgtgggcgGGGGAAGTGCGGGTGATGTCCTGGAGTCCACCGCGCCCTTTCCAGGAAGAATTCAGCACAGAGCACGGCGTCGGCTGGCTCCCGGTAGCTGGTTGTGGGCTCGGAGCTGCGGTGGGCAG GTTCACGccatgctggggctgctgctgctgctctgccagatCCAGGTGGCCGTGTCGGCGTTTATTCACCGCGCACAGAGACTGAGAGGCCCGGAGCAACACGATGCCTCACATG tgtTCACATCAGCAAAGGAGGCCAATTTATTCATTGGACGACATCTTCTGAACAACAGATTTGATTTTGAAGCATTCACACCTGATAACCTGGAAAGAGAATGTATGGAAGAGCTGTGCAGCTACGAGGAGGCCAGAGAAGTTTTTGAAGACGTTGATAGAACG ACTCAGTTTTGGAACGACTATTCATTGAACGGCCCTAGGATAAAAACAG GTGATGAACAACTACAAAAAATCAACATCACAGGACTTCTGATTGGTCCAATTGCTGCTGGAGGAATGTTAGCCATAATCGGACTCCTTATCTTCTACTGCTGCAAAGATAGATGTAAATCAAGGCACCCACCAGG GCATTTGGATcatggaagaagcagaagacGAAGTTCGACTTCCATCTTCAGAAGGCATGAAGAACTCTCTTTAAATCCACTTCCTCCCAGAACTGACGACTCGGGACTACCAACTTATGAGCAAGCAGTTACTTCGGGCAGACAACATGATGTACCACCACCCCCCTACCCAGGGCCCCCAAAATGGGTACGGGCATTTAGAAAGTCAATGTCGCTTCCTGCCCCTTAG